The following nucleotide sequence is from Corynebacterium hindlerae.
ACCCGTGAGCAGCAGCTCGACGTGCTGTCCCGCACGTTCCACGACCAGATGTAACACGACTACCGCACAGCGGTAAACGAGCCGGGCGCAAGGGAGACACTCCCGCGCCCGGCTCGTTTTAAGGAAGAACGATGGCAAATCAGCAGCTTGATGCTCGCACATACTTCAGGGTAGGGGAGGGCTCTACCGGCGAGTATGCGCCGCAACCCCTGGAAAATGAGGTCCCCCGCGCCGCCGGAAAAGGTTTAGACGGAATCGCGCGCGCACCTGAGATGACCCACCACGAACACATCATGGCAGTGCGCAGTGGTGACCTCGGGTCCCTGCACTCATGGGAATTGGTCACAGCCATGGACGGGCCAGGAACCCGGATGACAATATTTTTCGCGGGCTGCCCACTGCGCTGCCTGTACTGTCACAACCCGGACACGATGCACGCACACGACGGCACCCCAGCCACAGCGGATGCCGTTCTCGAACGCATCAAGCGCTACCAGACCATCTTCCGCGTCTCCAAGGGCGGTGTGACGTTCTCCGGAGGAGAGCCACTGATGCAGCCAGCCTTCCTGGCTAAGCTGCTCCGCGGTGCAAAGGAAATGGGGATCCACACGGCCATCGACACCTCCGGGTTCCTCGGCCGAAACCTCAGCGACGAGATGCTATCAAACACCGACCTCGTTCTCCTCGATGTCAAGTCTGGCCTACC
It contains:
- the pflA gene encoding pyruvate formate-lyase-activating protein — its product is MANQQLDARTYFRVGEGSTGEYAPQPLENEVPRAAGKGLDGIARAPEMTHHEHIMAVRSGDLGSLHSWELVTAMDGPGTRMTIFFAGCPLRCLYCHNPDTMHAHDGTPATADAVLERIKRYQTIFRVSKGGVTFSGGEPLMQPAFLAKLLRGAKEMGIHTAIDTSGFLGRNLSDEMLSNTDLVLLDVKSGLPDYYERTTGRKLQPTIDFGKRLSKAGVEIWGRFVLVPGLTDDPRNIEAAAEIMKGWSSLSRVEVLPFHQMARDKWESLGMEYQLKDVQPPSKEDTERVREIFRSHGLKTL